In the Acidimicrobiales bacterium genome, GATGTGGAGGAGATCGGGGCCGGCAGCGTCGAGGCGGGAGCGGTTGGCCTCCCAGATCTCCACCCAGCGGTGAGGGTCACCGAGTTGCGTCTCGGCGATCTCCCACAGGGAGTCCCCGGGCTGGACCGTGTAGGTGACGGCTGCCGGGCCCGGCGCCGGCGGGGCCAACGGCGTCGCCGCGTGGTGGACCGCCAGCTTGAACGCCAGGTCCGGTGAGGCCGACACCGCCGACGCCGGGGCCGACGCCGGGGCCGGGGCCACGGGAGCCTCCGGGGCGGCGGCTGCCACCGACGCCGCCCAGCCGACGGCCGGCGTCCCCACCAGCACCGGGCCGGAGCTGAGCGAGATCGCCAGCAGTCCGTCGAGCAGCCGGGCCACGCCTGGCACCAGGGCCGCCCGCGACACCCGGCGCAGCGCTCCCGGTGCCCCGGTCGCCGCCGCCGCGACGTAGAGCGCCGTCGACAGCAGCAGCCACCACGCCAGCACCAGCGCCACCGTGCGGATGGTCGCCAGCAGCACGTCCTCCGCCGGTCGGGCCTCGATCCAGCCCCCGAGGTCGCCCCAGTCGACCCGCATCCAGGAGTAGCGGCCCAACTGGTGCAGCACGACGACGACCGCCACCTCGGCGGCCAGCAGACCGACGGCCCGCACCGGATGGGGACGCACGGTCAGCTCTGCCCGTCGTCGTCGAGCACGCCGCGGACCTCGATGACCTCGTAGTCGACCGACGAAGCGTCGTCGGTGGCCAGGCCGTCGACCGTGTACGAGATCCCGTAGCCGGACACCGTGTACGACCCCGTCCACGAGCGCTCGACCGAGACCTCGACGCTGCCCCGGCGCTCGAAGACGTGCTCGACGGCGGGTTCGGCCTCGCTGCCCGCGCTGGTGGTCGTGTAGGTCGCGTCGCCCACCCGCCAGACCCACCGGTCGACGCGGGCGGTGCCCTCGACGTGCCAGCCCTCGAGGTCGGCGGAGGTCACGACCACGCCCGGGTCGTCGAGCCAGAACCACGACGCCAGGCCCGTCAACCCCCGCCCCGACGGGTTCACCCTTATCACCGCCGGCTCGATCGGCGTGACCTCGAGGATCTCCTCGTTGGTCGGCAGCGCCGGCGGCGGCGCAGCGGGGGCAGCGGGCTCCTGGTTGGTGGGCACGCAGACCATGCCCGGCCGGGTCTCCAGCACCTCCCCCGTGGCCCGATCGATCAACTCGTAGACGTGGGGGATGCCACCCCCACCGTCGGCCGTCTGGCAGATCCCCTGCTCGTTCCTCAGGATCGACTTGAGCCGCCAGAACGTGGGCGACTGCTCCTGCGGCCCCGACGGCCCGGGCGGCTCCTCGGGCTCGGCCGGCGGCGCCCCGGGGTCGGTCACCTCGATGCCGCAGTGCTGCCCGCGCTTGTGGAGGCCGCAGCTCGCATCGTCGGGCTCGACCTGCGCCGCGACCGGCGTCGACGCCAGGACGCCCAGCGCCAGCCCGGCGACCATGGCCACCCCGGCTCGCGTTCGTCGCACGGTCACCCCTCCCCCGCAAGGCACTCCAGCGGCGGCTCGTCGGCGATCCGGTAGGACCCGTCCTCCGACGCCTCCAGGCCGAACGTCGACCAGCAGCGCCGGGTATCGATGTCGCTCCGGTACTCGTCCAACACCTCGCCGTCCGGTCCGACGTGACGGCCGTCGCCCGGCGCCTGCTCCACCCGCAGCCGGACCGAACCGTCCTCCTCGGGGCCGGCCTCGACCGTGACCTCCAACGGTCGCTCGTTGCGACCGTCGAGACGGGAGCCGTCGTCGACGAGGGACTGCACAGTCCGCCGCATCGAGTCGTAGGCCTCGGTGTCGGGGACGTAGTACTGCTCGACAGCGTCAGGGTCGGGGTCGTGCAGGAGCGCGTAGCGAGCCTCGAACACGTCGACGACGACCTCGGTCCACTCGTCGGGGCCGTCGATCGGTTGCCAGCCGGCCGGGCAGCCGGCCGAGAACTGCTCGGTGATCAGGTACGTCCCGTCGTCGAGCTGCTCCAGGCCCAGGATCTCGCACTGCGGCGTCGTCGGAAGGTCGATGTTCGCCACGTCCTGCCCGTTCTCGTCGACGATGCGCTGGTCGGGGCGCAGCTGCACCGTCATGCGCGGCGCCGACTCGGAGCCGTCCTCGTCGATCACCCGCAGCACCTCCGAAGGCGTTCCCTCCACACGCCAGCCCGAGGCCACATAAGCCCCCACGGACTCCGTCCGCTGTGCGTAGCACTCGCAGTCGGGGCTGTAGAGGTCGTCCACGCGGGCCGGGTCGGGCTCGTTGACGAGGGCGAACTGGCGCTCATAGATGTCGCGGGCGACCGCGGTCAACCGGTCCTCGGTCGTGGGTGTCGGTTCTGGGGTCGCAGAGCCCTCGGTGTCGTCGTCGTCATCGCCGCTGCAGGCAGAGGCCACGACGGCCAGCGACAGCACCAGACAGAGCAATCGCCTCGGCATCGGCGGTGTCCTCCTCGTCGTCATCCCGACGGCCTCGGGTCGGCGGTGGCGGTGACCGACATCGTGATGTCGCCGTCGTCCATCACGACCTGCGGCAACGTCAGACCGACGCTGCCCTCGACCACGACCGTCACCGTCTCGGTCGTCGCCGTCACCTCGTAGCTGTCGATGTCACCGGTATCGAGCTGGGTGGCAAGGCTGTCGTAGGCGAGCTGCTCGGCACGGTCCGGGTCGAGCTGGATCACCGAGCCGCCCGACGACCGGTACGCCCCCTCGTCGATGCCCGACGCCCCCGCCGCCGCGGCCGCATCGGCGCTCGCCGCCAGGCTGCGCCAACCGGAGATGGCGCGCCAGAAGTCGAGCGTGACGCCGCCCAGCGCCAACACCCCGACGCACAGCGCCAAGGACCACAACGTGATGCTGCCCCGGTCGTCCCGCCGCATCACAGGCTCCGGTACCGGTCGACGGGCTCGGAGTGCGTCACGGTGTACGACATCGCGCCGACCTCCACGTCCATGGGCAGGCTCACGGCGCCCACGGTCATCGTCACCTCGGCGGTGACGGTGCCACCCCGGGTCAGCGAGCCGGTCAGCTCCAGCACCAGCGCATCGGCGTCGAGGCCGTAGCTCGACTCGATCTCGCCCACGATCTCCTGCGCCCGCTCCACCCCGGCGTCCCAGCTGTCGGCGGTGACGACGGCCCGCGCCGCCTCGTCGGCCGCCGCCCGGGCCGCCGAGTGGCGCTCCGCCCACGACGCCAGCGTGAACACCACCATCGCCACGGCGACGAGCCACAGGAACCCGAACGGCAGCTCGGCGGCCCCGGTCGATCCTCGATCGTCGTAATTGCGACAGAAGAGGCCGGAAACGGGCCGGTTCTGTCGCAGTTTCCGGAGCCGACTCACGGCGCCTGCTCCTTACGGGCCGTCGACGTGACCGACACCGTCCAGTCCGGCACCGTCTCGAGCCAGCCCTCGAAGGTGCCGGTGACCGTGGCCTCCACGACCTCGCCGTCGTCGACGCAGTCGACCGTCGCCCCGTCGCCCAGCGACCCGCCCAGCACCCCGTCGAGCGTCTCCTGCGCCCGCAGCTCGCACACCGCCTCCGACGCCGACGCCCGCGACCCGGCCCGCGAAGCCTGCTCGGCCGCGGCGCGCAACGCCCCCTCGCCGTACTGGTACACGACGAGGTTGGCCAGCGTCGTGAACGCCAGCATCAGCAGCCCGACGCCCAGCACGACGGCGGCCGTCGTGGCCCCTCGGTCGTCACGAGCCCGGCGCAGCACGTCATCCCTCAGTCGAAGTTGAGGGCAGTGCGGATCTCGTCGACGACGCCGTTGAGGATGTCCTGGAGCACTCCGCTGAGCACCCCGATGATCCCCGCGACGAGGCCCATCCACAGCAGGACCTCGGCCGTCTCGAGCCCGCGGTCGTCTCGGAGCCGCGCCCGTTCTCGCGCCCAGCGCAGCAGGCTCAGGGCTTGGACCGTCATGTAGGTCATCGCATCTCCTTGTCGTGTCAGTCCCCGAGGATGAGGGTCGGCAACGGCGCCACCAGGAACAGCAGCAGCACCGGGCCCATGATCAGGATCATCGGCAGCAGCATCTGGAAGCGGCGCTGGGCGGCCAGGCGCTCGACGTCCTCCCGACGCTGGGTCCGCAGGTCGTTGGCGGTGTGCAGCAGCGCCAACGCCAGGGTGTCGCCCGCCCCCGTGTCGCTGGTGGCCAGCAGGCGGTAGAGGCGGGCCGCGGCGGGCTCCACGGTCTCGGCGGCGAGGCGCTCGAACGCCGGCCGGGTGTGCGTCTTGGCGGCGATCCACTCGAGCGCCTCGCCCAGCTCGGTCGCCACCTCGCCGGTGCCCCGCCGCGCCAGGCCGTCCACCGCCACGAGCGGCGAGCTGCCGGCCTGCAGGTGGATCGCCAGCATCTGGGCGACCGTGTACAGCTCGGCCCGCATCTGCTCACGGCGCCGGGAGATCGCCCGGTCGAACTTGGCCCGCCACCGCGAGGCGCCCCACACGCCGCCGAACGCCCCCGCCAGCAGCACCGTCGCCCCGCTCGGGGCCACCACCAGCGCCGCCACCGCGAAGAACCCGACGCCCTGCACCGTCGCCACCAGCTGCTGGAGGCGGTAGCGGTCGGGGGTCAGATCGCGCCGGCCGGCATGGCGCAGGCGCAGGGCGACCGCGGCGTCGCCCCCGGCGTCGACCAGGGCGGACAGCCGGGCCGCGGCCGCCGAGAGGACGGGCCCGAGCACCCCGTTGCCCCCGGTCGCAGGCCCGGACGACGTCGACGTCCGGAACGACACCGACGGGTCGACCGGCTGCCCCAGCAGCAGCCGCGCCCGCTGCGAGTACGGCTCGATGCGCGGCCCCAACGGCCGCGTCGGCCGCATCAGCAGCACCGACACCGCCGCGATCGCCACCCCCGACAACAACGCCGCCACGAGCTCCCGCATCAGTCGGCCTCCGTGCGGGGTGGGGTCAGGAGGACCCGGGGTTCGGGGCGGGACTGGGCGAGGCGGCGGAAGATCGCCATGCCGCCCAGGCTCATCAGGGCGCCGAGCAGCAGCACCCGGGTGCCGGCGGAGCTGGCGTAGTAGTCGCGCATGTCGCCGGCGCGGGCGGTCAGCAGCACGAGGGTGATCCAGGGCACGAGCATCACGGCGTACGCGTTGAGGCGGTGCTCGGTGCTCGCCGTCAGGACCCGCTCGGCCAGCTGGACGTCGGCGGTGGCGCTGTCGGCCACGTCCTGCAGCACCTTGAGGGCGATGCGCGACCCCTTGTCGTTGGCGATGATCAGCACCTCGAAGACCCGGTCGCTCACGGCGTCGGCCAGCTCGTCGCGCAGGATCCCCAGCGCCTCCGACTCGGGCACCGCCAGCCGGGTCAGCTCCCCGTAGCGGCCGAAGACCCGCCGCAGCGGCACCGGCCCCGAGGTCGAGAGGTCGACCAGGCCCTCGTGCAGCGAGCGGCCGGCGTTCAACGAGCCGATCAGCGACCGGATGGCGTCGGGCCAGGCAGCCCGCTGCTCCTTGTCGCGGCGCTGGCCCCGGGCGCCGTAGTAGCTGCTGGGCAGGACGCCGACGACACCACCCGCCACCAGCGCCAACGGCACCGACGTCGTGGCCGCCCACAGCACCGTGAACGTGGCGAACCCGGCCGCCAACGACACCTGCAGCCCCCGCCGGGCGGGGATGCCCTCGGCCTCGAAGTGACGGAACAGCCGGGGCCGCGACCGGCCACGACCGCCGCCCAGCCGGGGCAGCGACACCTCGACCCCGGTCAACGCCACCACCAGCACGGCGACCGCGGCGCCCGACAACAGGCCGGCGAGCAGCCTCATCGGTCGCCCTCCGGGCCGTCGACCACGCTACGGACCTCGATCACCTCGTAGTCGAGCGACGACGAGGTGGTGGTGGCCAGGCCCGGGACCGTGAACGAGATCCCGTAGCCCGAGACGGTGTACGAGCCCGACCAGGCCACGTCGACCGCCACGCCGACGGTCCCCTCGCGCTCGAAGGTGTGCTCGACCGCCGGGGCGGCCTCGCTGCCCGGGCCGGCGGACGTGTAGGCGGCGTCACCCACCTGCCAGCGCCACTCGTCGGCGCCCAGCGATCCCGACACGGTCCAGCCCCGCAGCATCACGTCGACCTCGACCGGGTCGGTGGCCCCCTCGACCCAGAACCACGACGCCAGGCCGGTGAGTCCCCGGCCCTCCGGGTTCCCCCCGATCTGTGGCTCGGGCACCTCCGCAGCGCCGAGCACCTCGGCGATGGTGGGCAACGCCGGTGTCGCGAACGGCTCGGCCGGGCCCCTGCAGACGACCTCGAAGGCCAGGACCTCGCCTGTGGCCGTGTCGACGAGCTCCACGTTGTAGAACCAGCCCGTCCCCGGGGCACCTCCCGGCGGCGTGCACTCCAGCGCCGAGCACGCCGTCGGGTCCTGTAGGCGAGCTCGTGTGCACGCCGGGTACAGGTCCTCGGAGCGCCACTCCGCGGTCGGCGGTGTCATCGACCTCGGAGGGGCCGCCTCGGGCGCGGACGGTTCCTCCGGGGGTGTCCCCAGCTCCACGCCGCACTCCAGCGACGCCTCCATGTCGCACCCGCAGTTGTCGGTCCGCTCGTTGCACGCGGGAGGAGGGGCCGCCTGCGATTCCGCAGGACGCGGAACGGCAACGACCGCGGCTGCTCCGAGGAATGTCACGAGAAGGAGGGACCTCCAGCTCGGTCGCAGGGTCACGCCGCCTCCTCCGCTCCCGCCGGGCAGGCAGCTGCGCTGGACCGGGAGTGGATGCGGTACGAACCGTCCCCGCCGTCGGGTCGCAACAGCCAGATCTCGCAAGGCTGATCGACAGCTGCCCCTCGCTCCTGGATCACGTCGCCTGTGGCGTCATCGACCACTCGGTCGCCGTGGTCCTTCACAAGGACCGTCAAGCCGACGAAGCCTCCGGCAGGTTGTGGGTCCTGGTACTCGACGGCCACGACGGTCGTCGGCTCGTCGTCTTCGAGGTGCACTCCGGCGTCGGCCAGCTCGGTGATGTTGTGCACCTGCGTCTCGTAGTAGTCGGTGTACTCGGCGACGACGTCGCGGACACGCTCGGGGTCCGGCTCGTTGTAGAGCGCGTCGATGCGCCGTGAGACGTCCTGCACGACCTCGACCCACTCCGCCGGGCCTTCGGCGGCGCGGGTGGTCGTGGTGGTCGTGGTGGTCGTGTCGGGCTCGGTGGTGGTCGTGGGGGTGGCGTCGTCGGCATCGTCGGCATCGTCGCCGCAGGCGACCACGAGCGGCAGGAGCAGCACAGGCAGCAACGACAGCACGACGACCGGGCAGCGGGAGCGGCTCACTGGCGGATCACCTCCTGGCCGTCGAGCACTGCCTGGGTGCTGGTGCCGTAGCGGCGCAGCAGCTGGTCCATGCGGGACTGGAGCTGCGGGGGCAGGGGGTTGCGGGTCCACAGCAGGGGCGCCCCCACCTCGGTCCGCTCGAAGATCGGGATCACCGTGAAGTGCTGCTCGTTGCCCTGCAGCGGCGACACCGCGGCGATCTCCATCACCTGGCGCCGGATCGGCCGCTCGGTGCCGGAGCCGTGCAGCTCGACGTCCTCGCTGTCGAGGTGGATCACCACGTCGATCGTGCGGCTGAAGATCGACCGCACCGCCTCCGCCGGCATGCCGTGGTCACCCAGCAGGGCGGCGTTCACCAGCGAGTCGAGGGCGTCGGCGGCGGCGTGGGCGTGCAGGGTGCACAGCACGGCGGTGCCGGCGTTGGCGGCCCGGGTCAGCTCGGCCGCCTCGCCGCCCCGCACCTCGCCCACCACGATCCGCTCCGGGCTCGACCGCAGCGTCAAGGCGATCAGGTCGCGCAGCGTGATCTCCGCCTCACCGTCGCCCAGGCCCGACCGCGGCCGGGTCTTCCGGTACGAGATGTGCATCAGCGGGGCGTGCAGCTCGCGGGTGTCCTCGCAGCACGCCACCTTGTGGGTGCCGGGAACCACCCGCAGCAGGGCGTTCAGGAAGGTGGTCTTGCCCGACTGCGGCCGCCCCGACACCAGCACCCCCGTCTTCGGGTGCCGCATCAGCGCCCAGCAGAAGTTGGCCGCCGGCTGGGTGAGCGTGTCCCAGGCGACCAGGTCGTGCAGCGACTCCCAGCGGATGCGGTAGAAGCGCAGGTTCGCCTCGAGCTCGTCGCTCACCGGCGGGATCGACGCCGTGAGCCGCACCTGCCGGTCGAGCACCTGGGTGCTGACGATGGGGTGCGCCTCCGTGAGTGCCCGACCGGTCGGCTGGAGCAGCCGGTCGACGACTGCCCGCAGCTCCTCGGCGGTGGTCGGCTCGTCACTGGCGTGCCAGCGGCCCCGGTCGTCCTTCCAGGAGATCTCGGCGCCCCGCACCTCCACCTCGACGACCGGCGCCTCGTCGGTGAGGAACTGCTCCAGCGGCCCGTACCCGAGCACCGAGCGGGCCAGGCGGGCGGTCATGTCGTCCGGGTCGCGCAGGGGGAACCCGCCCAGGCCGGCGAGCGCCGCCTGCTGGTAGTCGTGGACGACGGCGCCGATGAGCGCCCGCACCCGGTCGGGCTCGCGGTCGCCGTCGAGGTTCGCCTCGCGCAACCGCTCCTGCACCCGGCGACGCAGCTGGTCGTAGCTCGTGGCGGTGGCCGCGGCCTCGGGGAGGCTCATGCCCGGCCTCCCGGCAGGGCCCGGCGACGGGAGCGGGAACGGCGGCCGGTGGGCGACGCGAGACCGGGCACGAGGCTCGCGGCCAGCCGGTCGACCGCGGCGGTGAACGCTCCGGGGCGGACGACGGCGGCGTCCCACACCGCCTGGGTCACCTTGGCGTCCGACGGCAGGAAGTCGATCGCCACCAGGCCCGGGTGCGGCAGGTTGGCGGCGACCTGGTTGTGCAGCTGGTCGCGGGCGTAGCGGTCGGCCGGCGACCGGTTCACGACGACGGTCAGCGGGCGGCCCGACGACAGCTCCACCCCGGACGTCGCCCAGTCGAGCAGCCGCAGCACCCCCAGCGGTGTCGGGTTGGACACCGCCACCACGTGGTCGGCCTGCCGCAACGCCGTGCGGGTGGCGCTGTTGCGGGTGCCACCGGGCGGCACCTGGTCGGCGGCGCAGCTGGGGCCGGTGTCGACCACCACGTACGACCACGTCTCGGCGGCCGACCGCAGCAGGGCCCGCACGTCGCGCAGCTGGGCCCACTCGTTGGGGTTGGCGAGCCCGCAGACGACGTCGAAGCCCACCTCGCCGGGAGCGAACGCGGCCCGCTGGCCGACGATCCCGCCCAGCGGCGTCCGGGCCTGCACCGCCACCAGGGCGTCGAGCACGTTGGGGGCGACGTGGAAGCCGAGGCGGCGCGCCACCGTGGGGCTGTGCTCGTCGAGGTCGACCAGCAGCGTCGGCCCGGCCCGGGCGGCGAGCGCGGCGGCGAGGGCGACGGCCGTCTCGGTGCGGCCCGGCGCGTCGCTGCCCCCGGCCACGGCGACGAGCGCGACACGACCCCCGGGCGGCGCCGGCGGTGGGTGGGGCGGCCCGCCGTTGGAGCGGACCTGCGGGGCGGCCGCCGCGGCTCTCGCGGCCGCGGCCGCCTCGGCGCGGGCCCCCGCCCGGGCGGGGCTGAGCGTGGCCACCGCGGCCAGCAGCCGCTCGGGCGGCGAGGCGACGTCGAGCGCGGTGTCGACGCCGAGCACGTCGACCGCCGCCCGGCCCCGGCCGGTGCGACCCCGCGGGTCGTACACGCCGACCACCCGCACGCCCTGGTCGCGCAGGGCGAGCGCCTGCGTGGGCGTGAGGAACTCCATGGTGTCGTCGACGACCACCACGTCGACCCCGGCGGTGAACGCCTCGGTGGAGTCGTGCAGCACCACGAGCCGCACGCCGGCGACGTGGTCGCGGACGTGCGCGTGGAGGTCACGGCGCCACTGCTGCGGCGTGGCGACCAGCCCGACCACCAGCTCCGCCACGTCAGTCCCCGGTCGTCTCTTCGTCGGCGGCGCCGGCATCGGCGTCAGCGTCGGCGGGGGGCGGCGGAGCGTCGTCTTCGGGACCGAGCGGCGCCGGGGGCGCTCCCGTGGCCCGCACGACGTCGAGCTTGCCGCTGTCGAGCGCCGCCGCCAGGCGCAGCGTCTCGGCGGCGTCGACGGCCAGCACCAGGTGGTACTCCCCCGCCGGCCGGCCGTTCGACCCGGACGTCTCGTCGCCGATGGCGAGCACCTCGGCGTCGGTGACGGCGAAGACCGGCCGGTCGGCCATGTAGATGACGTCGACGCGGTCGCCGACGCCCAGCGTCCCGCCCGCGGCGTGCTCCCGGGGCACGGGCACGCTCATGGAGCGCTGGCCGTCGTCGGGCACGTCGTCGACCACGGCGCCCTCCACCAGCGGCTCCTCGGCGGCGATCTGGCGCCGGGCGTAGAGGCCGCCGCCGGCGAGCGCGTCCTGCGCCACCATCCCCGACGCCAGCGGCGAGTCGGCCGGCACCTCCACGAAGCGGACCATGCCCTCGGTGATCTCGGTGGCCGGCCCGATGGCCTCCCGGGCCACCGGCACCTGCACCACCTCGCTGCGGTCGCGCAGCACGGCGATGTTCACCAGGAAGGCGAGCAGGCCGAGGGTCAGCGCCACCCAGTGCCCCCGGGCCAGGCGGCGACCGCGCTCGGTCGGTGGCGCGCCGTTGCCGCTGGTCTGCCCCGGGAGGCCGAGGGTCGTCGGTCCGGTGATGCTCACGCTCGTCCTTCCAGATCTAGGTGGGTTGCGCCAGCAGCACGACGAGCGCGCCGACGCCGAGGGCGGGGCCGAAGGGCAGGGTCCGGGGTGACGCGGTCGGGCGGCGACGGAGGGCGACGACCAGGTGGGTGGCCAACCCGATGCCCACCGACAGCAGCAGTGCGGCCCACACGGCCGACAGCGCAGGGGCGGCGAATCCCGCGTCGACGTCGCTCGTGCGAGCCGCGGCCGAGGCCCAGCCGACGACGGCGCCGACCAGCCAGGCCAGCCGCACGTCGCCGCCGCCGAGCCCGGACGGCGCCACGAGGTGCACGAGGGTGAGGCCGCCGCCGTAGGCAGCCGCGCCCACCATCGCCGCGGCCAGGGCGCCCCACGTGCCCGACCACGCCGACGCGACGACGGCCGCCGCCAGCGCCGCAGCGCCGGCCCGCACCACGAAACCGGTGGGCACCCGTCGGCAGGCGGCGTCGACCGCGGCGGCGACCACGATCCCGGCCGCCGCGACCAGCACCGGTCCCAGCCTCCACGACCAGCCGAGCCGCCACGCGGTCAGCCCGAACACCACCCCGGTGGCCAGGCTCACCGCCAGCGCGCCCGGCGGCGAGGCCGACTCGGCCCGGCTCCAGCGGCGCGCCGCCGGTGTCGTCATGAGCGGTCCCACGACGGCTGCCCCGAGAATCCCCAGCGTCACTGCGAGCATCTCAGCTCCGAATGACGTACGGAACGCGCACCAGCACACGGCCTGGACCCATCGACCACCTCCTCGTAGGACCCGTACGGAGACTATCCGCTCCACCACATGTGGCCGGATCGCTACCTGGTAATGCCATCGTCACCCGGAGAGTCGGCAGGAGAGCTCGCCGCAACCTGTCGATTCCGGCCGAAGTCGTTTGTCGTCCTCACGGAAGCACCCCCGAGGAGGAGGAACGACATGACCGGAACCAGGCGCGTGATCGTCACCGAGTTCGTCACGCTCGACGGCTACATGGTCGGGCCGGACGAGGACATGAACTGGGTCGCCGTAGGCTTCGACCCCCAGATGCAGGAGGACATCGCCGAGGACGTCGGGTCGTACGACATGTTCGCCTTCGGGCGCGTGACCTACGAGATCTTCGCCGCCTACTGGCCGTTCGCGGAGCCCTACGAGGCCGGCGACGAGCTGAAGCCCGCCGAGGGCAGGGAGGACCCCCGCATCATCCGGGCCCTCGACGACCGGCCCCGGGTGGTGTTCTCCACCACGCTGACCGACCCGAAGTGGGCCGGCACCCGGGTGGTCACCGAGGGCGTCGAGGACGAGATCCGGCGGCTCAAGGCCGAGCCGGGGACGGCGATCAGCGTCCAGGGCAGCGCCAGCATCGTGCAGGCCCTGGCCCGGGCCGACCTGGTCGACGAGTACCGCCTGTACGTCCACCCGGTGCTGCTGGGCGACGGCAAGCCGCTGTGGGTCGCCGGGCACGACCGCCAGGACCTGACGCTGACCGGGCTCACCCGGTACGACAACGGCGTCCTGCTCACCACCTACCAGCGCACGAACGGAGCCGACCGATGAGCACGCCCAGCGACGCCATGACCCAGTACGTGGTGCTGATCTTCCAGCGGGAGCTGCCGGGCGGGGTCGCCGACATCCCGCCGGAGATCATGCAGGCCAACGAGGAGCTCGACGGCAAGATCGCCGAGCAGGGCGGCCGGGTGGTCGCCGGGCTGGCGCTCGAGCCGTCGACCACGGCCACCGTCATCCGGGGCGACGTGATCACCGACGGGCCGTTCATCGAGACCAAGGAGGCGCTCGCCGGCCTCTACGTGCTCGCGGCCCGCGACCTCGACCACGCGATCTCCCTGGCCCGGATGACCCCGACCGTGGAGGGCTGCGTCGAGGTGCGGCCGCTGCTCGACTTCGTGGTGCTGGAGGCGGGCTGAGCCCGGTCGCCGTCGAGGCGGCGGTCGCCGAGGCGCACCGGGGCGAGTGGGCCTACGTGCTCGCCGCCACGGTGCGCGTCACCCGCGACCTCGACACCGCCGAGGAAGCGGTGCAGGAGGCCTACGTGCAGGCGCTGCGGACCTGGGGTCGTGACGGCGTGCCCACCCGACCCGGCGCCTGGCTGACGACGGTGGCCCGGCGCACCGCCCTCAACCGGCTGCGCCGCCGGCAGACGCTGGAGGCGAAGCTGCCGCTGCTGGTGGAGCCGGAGGACGAGGGCGGCGTCGGGACGGGGGCCGGCGAGGGTGCCGAGACCATCCCCGACGACCGGCTGCGGCTGATCTTCACCTGCTGCCACCCGGCACTGGCCCCGGAGGCGCAGGTCGCCCTGACGCTGCGGCTGGTGTGCGGTGTGGCGACGCCGGACATCGCCCGGGCGTTCCTGGTCGCCGACGCCACCATGGCGGCCCGCCTGACCCGGGCCAAGAAGAAGATCGCCACGGCCCGCATCCCCTACGCCGTGCCGTCGACCGCCGAGCTGCCGGCCCGGGTCGACGCCGTGCTGACCGTCGTCCACCTGCTGTACGCCACCGGGCACACGGCGCCGTCGGGCGACGACCTGGTGCGCGACGACCTCTGCGAGCGGGCGCTGGGGCTGGCGTCGCTGCTGCGGCAGCTGCTCCCGCTGGACCGGGAGGCGGCCGGGTTGCACGCCCTGCTGCTGGTCCACCAGGCCCGCCGGGCGACCCGCACCGACGCCCATGGGCGCCTGCTGCGACTGGAGGAGCAGGACCGCTCGGCCTGGGACCGGTCGCTGATCGCCGAGGCCGACCGGCTGGTGGTGGCGGCGCTCCGGGCCGGGCCGCCCGGGCGGTTCACGCTGCAGGCCGCCATCGCGTCGCTGCACGCCCAGGCCCCGAGCTACGAGGCGACGGACTGGCCCCAGATCCTCACCCTCTACGACGAGCTGCTGCGGGTGTGGCCCTCGCCGGTGGTGGCCCTCAACCGGGCGGTCGTGGTGGCGCTGGTCGACGGCCCGGAGGCGGCGTTGGCCGAGGTCGAGGCCCTGGAGCGCGACGGCCGCCTCGCCGCCTACCGCTACCTCCCGGCCACGAAGGCCGACCTCCTCCACCGCCTCGGCCGCCCCGCCGAGGCCGCCGCCGCCTACCGGGCCG is a window encoding:
- a CDS encoding YciI family protein, whose protein sequence is MSTPSDAMTQYVVLIFQRELPGGVADIPPEIMQANEELDGKIAEQGGRVVAGLALEPSTTATVIRGDVITDGPFIETKEALAGLYVLAARDLDHAISLARMTPTVEGCVEVRPLLDFVVLEAG
- a CDS encoding DUF6596 domain-containing protein translates to MLAATVRVTRDLDTAEEAVQEAYVQALRTWGRDGVPTRPGAWLTTVARRTALNRLRRRQTLEAKLPLLVEPEDEGGVGTGAGEGAETIPDDRLRLIFTCCHPALAPEAQVALTLRLVCGVATPDIARAFLVADATMAARLTRAKKKIATARIPYAVPSTAELPARVDAVLTVVHLLYATGHTAPSGDDLVRDDLCERALGLASLLRQLLPLDREAAGLHALLLVHQARRATRTDAHGRLLRLEEQDRSAWDRSLIAEADRLVVAALRAGPPGRFTLQAAIASLHAQAPSYEATDWPQILTLYDELLRVWPSPVVALNRAVVVALVDGPEAALAEVEALERDGRLAAYRYLPATKADLLHRLGRPAEAAAAYRAALALTDNTTEQDFLTARLEATRPPS